A single window of Triplophysa rosa linkage group LG2, Trosa_1v2, whole genome shotgun sequence DNA harbors:
- the LOC130566961 gene encoding SLP adapter and CSK-interacting membrane protein-like has protein sequence MESLRSYFWAILLLAIIALSLVIIMIFIIINVCISKKVTSYHTQTKSNNYSDIKLKNQDNPVFHKNVENEKPPLPPRDQFQSMDSVDQGYEHVEPLPDYVVVEESAPAEPQQPFTPQYATVETKSQDGVSVEEDYDDVEMPANYDSEDYDEVG, from the exons ATGGAGTCATTACGTTCTTACTTTTGGGCTATATTATTGCTGGCCATTATTGCGTTGTCTCTGgtgataataatgatttttattatcATCAATGTTTGCATCAGTAAAAAAG TTACTTCATACCATACACAGACCAAGTCAAATAATTACAGTGACATAAAGTTAAAAAATCA GGACAATCCAGTTTTTCACAAAAACGTTGAGAATGAGAAACCACCCTTACCTCCAAGAGATCAGTTTCAGTCCATGGATTCTG TTGATCAGGGTTATGAGCACGTGGAGCCCTTGCCAGATTATGTGGTGGTTGAGGAATCAGCCCCTGCAGAGCCCCAACAACCCTTCACCCCTCAGTATGCCACAGTTGAGACTAAAAGTCAAGATGGAGTGAGTGTCGAAGAAGATTATGATGACGTTGAAATGCCTGCGAACTATGACAGTGAAGATTATGATGAAGTAGGATAA